A genomic window from Cotesia glomerata isolate CgM1 linkage group LG7, MPM_Cglom_v2.3, whole genome shotgun sequence includes:
- the LOC123269173 gene encoding uncharacterized protein LOC123269173, translating to MDSYAELCGFMDAKLPGNLMRKRSFVSWKTWRRHWCTVRKLGPGLGAEVQLEHGLTIDGLNAYRNTIKIPSDSIICRTESRTKSYAFGIFPAKERKPFLYLSGMSESETQRWMANIRELLKPRRCRFLEGTFNISMVDNTHSRSAGLTGLHGDLVASRSGIFLKDVHNGNIIEHLEWIEMNQFNLATIGHPDDVKRICVIHTTKSFRGGIGELYIFCLNASQLLQSLVKQGREPFNKINKVEIIRPLSLSEGDLRFTNDNETGNLTIKNKVSNISNAGLLLLQPRLEREGKFMFNDTSDSGNTLRKINEDKLDYYMRAVDNVYETEPANLSNISASLEELEEPLHKRVSNLSVASGIYEEIVENHYDNKLSMDNLHLYENLSDIKLNSYNKSRMPPPLPPRTRCASDSSKNGVLSDEELCHEENSKLLTSNTPLTDINLGSSQKILMPVYATSEHSDYVPMSPRPKDFAAEQEKKQFVSQEEDIYMVMR from the exons ATGGACAGTTATGCTGAACTCTGTGGATTTATGGACGCAAAATTACCTGGAAATTTAATGCGAAAAAGATCATTTGTTTCATGGAAAACTTGGCGACGACATTGGTGCACTGTACGTAAATTAGGACCTGGATTAGGTGCTGAAGTTCAATTGGAGCATGGACTCACCATTGATGGTTTAAATGCATATCGTAACACCATTAAAATTCCTTCTGACTCGATAATATGCCGCACAGAATCTCGAACAAAATCATATGCATTTGGTATATTTCCTGCCAAAGAAAGAAAaccatttctttatttaagtGGAATGTCTGAATCAGAAACACAGAGATGGATGGCTAATATTAGAGAATTATTAAAACCTCGGCGATGTCGTTTTTTAGAAGGTACATTCAATATTTCAATGGTTGATAACACTCATTCAAGGTCCGCTGGTTTAACAG gcttACATGGAGATTTAGTTGCTAGTCgcagtggaatttttttaaaagatgtTCATAATGGCAATATTATTGAACATTTAGAGTGGATTGAAAtgaatcaatttaatttagcaACCATTGGTCACCCGGATGATGTGAAAAGAATTTGTGTCATTCATACAACAAAATCATTTCGCGGTGGTATTGGAgaactttatatattttgtttaaatgcGAGTCAATTATTACAGAGTTTAGTGAAACAAGGCCGTGAgccttttaataaaattaacaaagtcGAAATAATTAGGCCTTTAAGCTTGAGCGAAGGTGATTTGAGATTTACAAATGATAATGAAACgggaaatttaactataaaaaataaagtatcaAATATTAGTAATGCTGGATTATTGTTGTTACAACCAAGGCTGGAACGCGAGGGAAAGTTTATGTTTAACGATACTAGTGATTCTGGTAATACGTTACGAAAGATAAATGAGGATAAATTAGATTATTATATGCGAGCTGTGGATAACGTGTATGAAACTGAGCCTGccaatttatcaaatattagtGCAAGTCTAGAAGAGCTCGAAGAACCTCTGCATAAAAGAGTGTCTAATTTGTCAGTAGCTTCGGGTATTTATGAAGAAATTGTGGAGAATCATTATGACAATAAACTCAGTATGGATAATTTACATCTATATGAGAATCTTAGTGACATTAAACTTAATTCTTATAATAAAAGCCGTATGCCACCACCACTACCTCCTCGAACACGGTGTGCTTCTGACTCTTCAAAGAATGGAGTATTAAGTGATGAGGAATTATGTCACGAAGAAAATTCAAAGTTATTGACATCAAACACACCATTGACTGATATTAATTTAGGAtcttcacaaaaaattttaatgccaGTTTATGCGACATCTGAGCATTCTGACTATGTTCCAATGTCACCAAGACCCAAAGATTTTGCTgcagagcaagaaaaaaaacaattcgTTTCTCAGGAAGAAGACATTTATATGGTTATGCGATAA
- the LOC123269222 gene encoding ubiquitin-conjugating enzyme E2 T-like, translating into MPPPGNKRLTRELEKLMKNPPEGIACYQKDDKINHLIVTILGPNGSPYENGVFKLEVEVDDTYPYEPPRMKFVTPVYHPNVDTGGRICMDLLKMPPNGGWKPTFTLENLFVAVQSLLGNPNPDDPLMPNIANEYRFDKSEFERKAREHVQKHARI; encoded by the coding sequence ATGCCACCACCAGGGAACAAACGATTAACAAGAGAGCTGGAAAAGCTTATGAAAAATCctccagaaggaatagcatgTTATCAGAaggatgataaaataaatcatttgattGTAACTATTTTGGGTCCAAATGGTAGTCCCTATGAAAACGGAGTTTTTAAACTAGAAGTTGAAGTTGATGATACTTATCCATATGAGCCACCGAGGATGAAGTTTGTTACACCTGTTTACCATCCAAATGTTGATACAGGTGGTAGAATTTGTATGGACTTGTTAAAAATGCCGCCTAATGGTGGATGGAAGCCTACATTCACATTAGAAAATCTATTTGTTGCTGTACAATCATTACTGGGCAATCCAAATCCGGATGATCCATTGATGCCAAATATCGCAAATGAATATCGTTTTGATAAAAGTGAATTTGAGAGAAAAGCTCGTGAACATGTACAAAAACATGCaaggatttaa
- the LOC123269162 gene encoding uncharacterized protein LOC123269162 translates to MTAAKLYQSKSKPEDESPLLKNQKYRKQVFDSINSIKFFENYPSLNSWLISLLYFILILALLFLLTPPALVLLSIFVSLFLVSIVAARGSLLSMTSQMELNVSSSCIVNTVDNYYYHHLEEKNFTIIQSENERIMWIWCIIIAYTIPELINSMLCFHKSKNKPSVKQFLSVVIPETLYAVGIALMVFFVLPKLNLNSFVLFLIWCIFEWGLHTMISTIYGIKNLKFKILLVIIDIIVLACYVTYTMFYSFDGVERNNSTSWITILALALIHGGFWQDVPDSKFSFTGFLSPFVKARKNLEPVKHYTFALVSIWKIIVFIASSLMILSFNGIETKKIFSMFESAFSQHNVTIIPNINGEEDSQSPYYSFVSIIITKGLNFPILVVFFQIFISSVIYMKRNTLFLSLFHGFDFRSRWGLNIPCLISIVFFWWSALMKKHYCNLADARSAELVYFFDPLIERPSSEILRIFSLNPTENWEAILLKCASCWIMISFWFRSRFSSLFDSIKQTNQENKPSQPVNVYLVTIDEKPVDIKNPGC, encoded by the exons atgacagCTGCTAAATTGTATCAGAGCAAAAGCAAACCTGAAGATGAATctccattattaaaaaatcagaaataTCG taaACAAGTATTTGACTCGATAAATTCtataaagttttttgaaaactatCCGTCACTAAACAGTTGGTTGATTAGTTTGTTGTATTTCATATTAATTTTGGCTTTACTATTCTTACTGACACCACCCGCGTTAGTTTTACTTTCAATATTTGTATCATTATTCTTGGTAAGCATTGTCGCTGCCAGGGGATCATTACTATCAATGACTTCACAGATGGAACTCAATGTCTCAAGCTCTTGTATTGTTAATAcagttgacaattattattatcaccatCTAGAGGAGAAAAACTTCACCATTATACAGTCAGAAAATGAAAGAATCATGTGGATTTGGTGTATTATAATTGCATATACAATACCAGAATTAATCAATTCAATGTTATGTTTTCACAAGTCCAAAAATAAGCCATCAGTTAAACAATTCTTGTCAGTCGTCATACCAGAAACGTTGTACGCAGTGGGAATAGCTTTAATGGTCTTTTTTGTTTTaccaaaattgaatttaaactcTTTTGTTTTGTTTCTTATTTGGTGTATTTTTGAATGGGGATTACATACAATGATATCAACGATTTATGGAATTAAGAATCTGAAGTTTAAGATTTTACtagttattattgatattatagTATTGGCATGTTATGTAACATATACAATGTTTTATTCCTTCGATGGAGTGGAACGTAATAACAGTACATCATGGATTACGATTTTAGCATTGGCATTAATTCATGGTGGATTTTGGCAAGATGTTCCTGATTCTAAATTCAGTTTTACTG GATTTCTTTCGCCGTTCGTGAAAGCTCGGAAAAATTTGGAACCCGTGAAACATTATACGTTTGCTTTAGTATCAATTtggaaaataattgttttcatTGCAAGTTCATTAATGATACTCTCCTTTAATGGTATTgagactaaaaaaatattttcgatgTTCGAATCTGCATTCAGTCAGCACAATGTAACTATAATCCCCAATATTAATGGAGAAGAAGACAGTCAATCACCGTATTACTCTTTtgtgtcaataattataactaaaggcttaaattttccaattttggTTGTATTCTTCCAAATATTCATATCTTCAGTAATCTATATGAAAC GTAACACGCTATTTTTAAGTCTCTTCCATGGATTTGATTTTCGATCTCGCTGGGGATTAAATATTCCATGTTTAATTTCTATTGTATTCTTTTGGTGGTCAGCATTGATGAAAAAGCACTATTGTAACTTGGCTGATGCACGAAGTGCTGAACTCGTGTATTTCTTTGACCCTTTGATAGAAAGACCTTCATCTGAAATCCTACGTATTTTTTCGCTTAATCCAACCGAAAACTGGGAAGCAATTTTGCTGAAATGTGCAAGTTGCTGGATTATGATTTCGTTCTGGTTCCGGTCACGTTTCAGCTCATTGTTTGATAGCATAAAACAAacgaatcaagaaaataaaccTTCTCAACCTGTCAATGTTTATCTGGTTACAATTGATGAAAAACCAGTCGACATAAAAAATCCTGGTTGTtaa
- the LOC123269130 gene encoding CD109 antigen, giving the protein MWFLIFLLLAPINCQFSQNEYETSSKSPWNNRYDDLINTRDQNPGFSFPRANENVIFKEATYFVVASRLCRPGQIYRLAVDVLHSALPMTVRASIQRDGVEVGSDYKEIKEGIPENLMIKIPHEKNQAQYKLRVEGLYNGLTGGQAFFNETKLVYSQRTMTIFIQMDKPVYMQGQTVRFRAVPINTESKAIIEPVDIFMQDPQGRIMRRWLSQQSNLGTVSMKYQLSDQPIFGDWQIVVKTEGQIETKNFTVEEYYQTRFEVNVTMPAFFFDRDQYLHGVIQANYTSGAPVKGNLTIKAIVKPLNAYRSSQLSSSEFYFTFNEYYPAWFKQPEDYRDYQVMRFFNGTYRFQWPMQEILTRSSINEGIEVHIVATVGESFLNEVIVGHSTARIFNSTVRIHFSGGSPQVFKPAMPYSLNIVASYHDGSALSKYKLEHTLMEVRADVESKSGSHRTIDFPNLHVSSDHDAVWPMKIDLRHQLGFDNPKQIQQILNDVKSVRIHASFLDGEGERANTELLLLAHDSPENKHIKLSTSTKHPKVGEYLVLHVQTNYYIETFNYIIMSKGTILLTGQDIMEPNIRTFSIPLSSEMAPVVTAVVYHVGRYGQVVADSLTIPVNGISGNNFTVFINNKKAKTGEKVEVAIYGEPGSYVGLSGTDRAFYSMQAGNELTYANVISKMSYFGEDTNGTHTHSWVFHSGDPDEAVFFPSSSFGIDVNRTFDYIGLVVFTDANIHRRPENCNRTQGRAECLSGQCYRIEKQCDGFFDCDDRTDEARCKTGNLTDLNLFRKNRFNRIQRQYENVWLWKDINIGPHGRYIFNIDVPRRPVHWMVTAFSMSPTKGFGMLPKAIEYTGVLPFFINVEMPNHCRQGEQVGVRVSVFNYLSYNIEATVVLADSRDYKFVHVEEDGIVRSYNPRTTFGEHQFFIWIPAQDAVVVYLPIVPVRLGDIKVKVYALTIIGKDTVERTIHVESDGLPQYRHQSVLLDLSTRGSALRFMHVNLTVTPEVTYAEDRYYVYGSNKAKISVVGDVVGPIFPTMPVNSTSLLGLPMDCAEQNMFSFAIHMYTTLHLRYINQRNLKQERISFNFMNVAYQRQLSFMNPNGSFSLFRSDWNQSASSVWLTAFCARIFQEANFAEWENYIYIDPKVIEASVSWLLNYQSPEGAFYEITWLPDRKVNTSYIDEFDYIRHRNISLTAHVVMTLVAVKDISGELGTRIALSQAKAVRWLEINLNHVNKHGSPYEIAIVAYALSLAKSPSSEMAFNMLNQRQIQEEEFLYWARQRLPPLPTKSENNRPYGLPRLPYAYDSENIETSAYALLLYVERSQDYKADGIVKWLNSQRLTDGGWASTQDTMWAMKALMKYTSASRLREVTELTVKVEPTALKGGVKRFNINNKNIAKLQSFEVPEAWGTVQFDITGSGYIIVQMSVQYNVDLKKFQTEPPVKAFDLVVRHNSYGRNQSHINYLSCQRWTNFNESERSGMAILDVTIPTGYIIQQQNLDAYVRAREVRNLQRARFAEQKVLFYFDYLDNEETCVNFTIERWYPVANMSRYLAVRVYDYYAPERFNETIFDALSTYLLNICEVCGSSQCPYCPIYNAAMTLSTPAVFMIIISVILTTVRYLKTQEFSVG; this is encoded by the exons atgtggtttttaatatttttgttattggcACCAATAAATTGCCAATTTTCACAAAACGAATATGAAACATCATCAAAATCACCGTGGAACAATCGGTAtgatgatttaattaatacaagGGATCAAAACCCAGGATTTTCATTTCCACGAGCGAATGAAAATGTGATATTCAAAGAAgc aacTTACTTTGTTGTGGCATCTCGCTTGTGTCGACCGGGACAAATATACCGATTGGCAGTTGATGTTCTCCATAGTGCGCTACCGATGACAGTTCGAGCGTCAATTCAACGTGATGGTGTTGAAGTGGGATCTgattataaagaaataaaagaagGTATTCCggaaaatttaatgataaaaatacctcatgaaaaaaatcaagctCAATACAAACTTCGAGTGGAGGGTCTTTATAACGGCTTAACTGGAGGGCAAGCCTTTTTTAACGAAACCAAACTCGTATATTCTCAACGAACTATgacaatatttattcaaatggaCAAGCCAGTTTATATGCAAGGTCAAACAGTACGATTTAGAGCAGTACCAATAAATACTGAATCAAAAGCTATAATTGAAcctgttgatatttttatgcAAGATCCGCAAGGGCGTATTATGCGACGATGGCTCAGTCAACAAAGTAATCTTGGTACAGTTTCTATGAAATATCAGTTGTCTGATCAGCCGATTTTTGGTGATTGGCAAATTGTTGTTAAAACTGAAGGACAAAtagaaactaaaaattttacagtgGAAGAATATTATCAGACACGTTTTGAAGTTAATGTGACAATGCCTGCCTTTTTCTTTGATAGAGATCAATATCTTCATGGAGTAATTCAAGCAAATTATACATCAGGTGCACCAGTAAAGGGAAATTTGACTATTAAAGCTATAGTAAAGCCACTAAATGCGTATCGATCATCACAATTATCATcttcagaattttattttactttcaaTGAATATTATCCAGCTTGGTTTAAACAGCCAGAAGATTATAGAGATTATCAGGTTATGAGATTTTTCAATGGTACTTACAGATTCCAGTGGCCAATGCAGGAAATTTTAACACGGTCATCTATTAATGAAGGAATAGAAGTACATATTGTTGCAACGGTAGGTGAAAGCTTTTTAAATGAAGTTATTGTTGGTCATTCAACTGCTAGAATATTCAACTCTACTGTACGAATACATTTTTCTGGAGGTTCACCTCAAGTATTTAAACCAGCTATGCCATACTCATTGAATATTGTTGCTTCATATCATGATGGTTCAGCACTATCCAAGTATAAATTGGAGCACACATTGATGGAAGTACGTGCGGATGTTGAATCTAAAAGCGGAAGTCATAGAACTATAGATTTTCCAAATCTTCACGTTTCTTCAGATCACGACGCTGTGTGGCCGATGAAAATCGACTTAAGACATCAATTAGGATTTGACAATCCTAAACAGATTCAACAAATTCTCAATGATGTCAAGTCAGTCAGAATACATGCTTCATTTCTTGATGGGGAAGGAGAAAGAGCTAATACTGAATTACTTCTTTTGGCTCATGACTCTCCTGAAAATAAACATATCAAATTATCAACATCGACAAAGCATCCAAAAGTTGGGGAATACTTGGTACTACACGTTCAAACAAATTACTATATAGAAACatttaattacattataatgtCTAAAGGAACAATACTTTTAACTGGTCAAGATATTATGGAACCAAATATTAGAACATTTTCTATTCCATTGAGTTCAGAAATGGCACCTGTTGTTACTGCTGTCGTTTATCATGTTGGTAGATACGGTCAAGTTGTTGCGGATTCTTTAACTATACCCGTGAACGGTATTTCTGGTAATAACTTTACTGTTttcattaacaataaaaaagcaaAGACAGGTGAAAAAGTAGAAGTAGCAATTTATGGTGAACCAGGTTCCTACGTTGGGTTATCAGGAACTGATCGTGCTTTTTATTCAATGCAAGCTGGCAATGAGCTTACTTACGCAAATGTAATTTCTAAAATGTCATATTTTGGTGAAGATACAAATGGCACTCATACTCACTCATGGGTCTTCCACAGTGGTGATCCCGACGAGGCCGTTTTCTTTCCATCATCAAGCTTTGGAATTGACGTTAATCGAACATTCGACTACATTGGATTAGTTGTATTTACAGATGCTAATATTCATCGAAGACCGGAAAATTGTAATCGGACACAAGGACGTGCGGAATGTTTGAGTGGACAATGTTACAGGATTGAAAAACAGTGTGACGGTTTCTTTGACTGTGATGATCGTACCGATGAAGCCAGATGTAAAACTGGTAATTTAACAGACTTGAATCTCTTCCGTAAAAATCGATTCAACAGAATCCAGCGACAGTATGAAAATGTTTGGCTATGGAAAGATATCAATATTGGTCCCCATGGTCGttacatatttaatattgatgtGCCACGTAGACCTGTACATTGGATGGTAACTGCTTTCAGTATGAGCCCAACAAAAGGTTTTGGTATGTTACCAAAAGCAATTGAATACACTGGTGTATTACCTTTCTTTATCAATGTTGAAATGCCAAATCACTGTCGTCAAGGTGAACAAGTTGGTGTAAGAGTAtctgtatttaattatttatcatacaaCATCGAGGCGACGGTGGTTTTAGCTGATTCACgtgattataaatttgttcacGTAGAAGAAGATGGTATAGTTAGATCATACAACCCAAGAACAACATTTGGAGAGCATCAATTCTTTATTTGGATCCCTGCTCAAGATGCAGTGGTTGTATATCTTCCAATTGTACCCGTTCGTTTAGgtgatattaaagttaagGTTTATGCACTGACAATAATAGGCAAAGACACGGTTGAACGTACTATTCACGTTGAGTCTGACGGACTTCCTCAGTATCGACATCAATCAGTTTTATTAGATTTGAGTACTCGAGGTTCAGCTTTACGCTTTATGCATGTAAATCTAACAGTAACACCAGAAGTTACTTATGCAGAAGATCGTTACTACGTATATGGTTCaaataaagcaaaaataaGTGTTGTGGGTGATGTAGTTGGTCCTATTTTTCCTACGATGCCAGTAAATTCAACAAGTTTATTAGGACTTCCCATGGATTGTGCTGAACAAAATATGTTCAGTTTTGCTATCCACATGTATACAACTCTTCATTTGAGATACATAAATCAAAGGAATTTGAAACAAGAAagaataagctttaatttcaTGAATGTTGCATATCAACGACAATTATCATTTATGAATCCTAATGGATCTTTTAGTTTATTCAGAAGTGATTGGAATCAATCAGCATCTAGCGTATGGCTTACAGCTTTCTGTGCTCGTATTTTCCAAGAAGCAAATTTTGCTGAGTgggaaaattatatttatattgatcCAAAAGTTATTGAAGCTTCTGTTAGTTggcttttaaattatcaatcacCAGAAGGAGCATTTTATGAAATAACCTGGTTACCGGATAGAAAAGTCAACACGTCATATATTGATGAATTTGATTACATACGACATAGAAATATTAGTCTTACTGCTCATGTCGTGATGACACTAGTTGCAGTGAAAGATATATCAGGAGAACTTGGTACTAGGATTGCATTGAGTCAAGCCAAAGCAGTAAGATGGCTTGAAATAAACTTAAATCATGTAAATAAACACGGGTCACCTTATGAAATTGCTATTGTTGCTTATGCTCTCTCCCTTGCTAAATCTCCTAGTTCAGAGATGGCATTTAATATGCTAAATCAACGGCAAATTCAAGAAGAAGAATTTCTGTACTGGGCTCGTCAGCGTCTTCCACCATTACCTACTAAGTCAGAAAACAACAGGCCCTATGGTTTACCAAGATTACCATACGCCTATGATTCAGAAAACATTGAAACTTCTGCGTATGCTCTTTTACTATACGTTGAACGAAGTCAAGATTATAAGGCCGATGGAATAGTCAAATGGTTAAATTCACAACGACTTACTGACGGTGGTTGGGCATCAACTCAAGACACCATGTGGGCAATGAAGGCTCTAATGAAGTATACGTCTGCATCAAGGCTTCGTGAAGTTACTGAATTAACTGTTAAAGTCGAACCAACAGCTTTAAAAGGAGGTGTTAAaagatttaatattaataataaaaatattgccAAGTTGCAGAGCTTTGAA gtaCCTGAAGCATGGGGAACAGTACAATTTGATATTACAGGATCTGGATATATAATTGTTCAAATGTCAGTGCAATATAAtgttgatttgaaaaaattccaaaCAGAGCCACCAGTAAAAGCATTCGATTTGGTTGTCAGACACAATTCTTACGGAAGAAATCAGTCTCACATTAATTATCTTAGTTGTCAAag gtgGACTAACTTCAATGAGTCTGAAAGATCTGGAATGGCTATATTGGATGTAACGATACCAACGGGTTATATTATTCAACAACAAAATTTGGATGCATATGTTCGAGCGAGAGAAGTAAGAAATTTACAACGAGCGCGATTTGCAGAGCAAAaggttttgttttattttgactATTTGGATAACGAAGAAACTTGTGTGAATTTTACAATTGAGAGGTGGTATCCTGTCGCAAATATGTCACGTTATTTAGCGGTTAGAGTTTATGATTATTATGCTCCTGAACGTTTTAATGAAACTATATTTGATGCATTGTCAACATATCTTTTGAACATCTGCGAAGTTTGTGGTAGCTCACAATGTCCATATTGTCCAATTTATAATGCTGCCATGACATTGTCTACACCTGCAgtatttatgattataatttcaGTTATTCTCACGACTGTAAGATATCTTAAAACACAAGAATTTAGTGTTGGGTAG
- the LOC123269188 gene encoding pentatricopeptide repeat-containing protein 2, mitochondrial-like, producing the protein MAGTVRCISKFNINILNKVVKQQLIYNGSRTLYDEASLGLDNYKSTRNIVMEKYKIGLDSFKSKMQESIADEKAMIFTEDLKSTLHLVEKNDIQLLVSMLEKYNSQNSQVRFGTFKFGPVVMRTLYYLNEPEIALNLFLNSKYDEFFNQMSTFMLIMNLLYENKRYADVRTTYDKIKQKFINGISHPKLVINIVAVACYKENSQESLEYGLNICKDLDHRGSLPLRKVIAALGALALNLKSPEVTLELVALSRTVDYISIRCIRIMALADLGRIDEIVIVLKSCIQRGIPEKNGFYTDVIPRIQEAMKRLKIGEDHEICNLIKILQSQGYITPMTLDEHLTQKIKTQPKDNEPSSRRYQSSSWSESSSEVNYYERQNRQGNTSF; encoded by the exons ATGGCAGGGACAGTTAGATGTATTTCTaagtttaatataaatatattaaataaagtgGTCAAGCAACAATTGATTTACAATG GAAGCCGGACTCTTTATGATGAAGCAAGTTTGGGTTTGGATAATTACAAGTCTACTAGGAACATTGttatggaaaaatataaaataggtcttgattcatttaaaagtaaaatgcAAGAGTCAATCGCTGATGAAAAAGCAATGATTTTCACTGAAGATTTAAAATCAACATTACAtctagttgaaaaaaatgacattcAATTGCTCGTTAGCATGttggaaaaatataattctcaAAATTCCCAAGTACGCTTTGGAACATTTAAATTTGGACCTGTTGTCATGAGAacactttattatttaaatgaaccAGAAATTgcattgaatttatttttaaactccaAATacgatgaattttttaatcaaatgtcAACCTTCATGCtgataatgaatttattatatgAGAACAAAAGATACGCTGATGTACGTACTACTtacgataaaataaaacaaaaatttattaatggtaTCAGTCATCCCAAATTGGTAATCAACATTGTCGCCGTAGCTTGTTACAAAGAG AATTCACAAGAGAGTTTGGAGTACggattaaatatttgtaaagaTTTAGACCACCGAGGTAGTTTACCACTGAGGAAAGTAATCGCTGCGTTAGGTGCTTTAgctcttaatttaaaatcgcCTGAGGTCACACTGGAACTTGTTGCATTAAGTAGAACAGTAGATTATATATCAATTAGATGTATCAGAATAATGGCACTCGCTGACTTAGGACGAATCGATGAAATTGTTATTGTACTGAAATCTTGTATTCAGCGAGGAATACCTGAGAAAAATGGTTTTTACACTGACGTG attcCGAGAATTCAAGAAGCTATGAAACGCTTGAAGATTGGTGAAGACCatgaaatttgtaatttaataaaaattcttcaatctCAGGGTTATATTACGCCCATG acTCTGGATGAGCATTtgacacaaaaaattaaaacacaaCCCAAAGATAATGAACCATCCTCAAGAAGATATCAAAGTTCAAGTTGGAGTGAATCTTCAAGTGAAGTAAATTACTATGAGAGACAAAATCGACAAGGTAATACATCTTTCTAA